The following coding sequences lie in one Phycicoccus duodecadis genomic window:
- a CDS encoding VOC family protein, translated as MDRSSAPVQVVVDCLDPASLVEFWAAALAPRGYGVPAPPGGFADWPAFLAAQGIPEERWNDASALEAPGQPRIFFQRVPEPRSGKNRVHLDLLGGGGPSVPMDEQRARVAAEVERLVALGATRGDEHAEMGVHWVTMQDPEGNEFCV; from the coding sequence ATGGACCGATCCTCAGCCCCCGTGCAGGTGGTGGTCGACTGCCTCGACCCCGCGTCCCTCGTCGAGTTCTGGGCCGCCGCGCTCGCGCCGCGCGGCTACGGGGTCCCGGCGCCGCCCGGCGGCTTCGCCGACTGGCCCGCCTTCCTGGCCGCCCAGGGCATCCCCGAGGAACGGTGGAACGACGCCTCCGCGCTCGAGGCGCCGGGCCAGCCACGGATCTTCTTCCAGCGCGTCCCCGAGCCGCGCTCCGGCAAGAACCGCGTCCACCTCGACCTCCTGGGCGGCGGCGGCCCGTCGGTGCCGATGGACGAGCAGCGCGCCCGGGTCGCGGCCGAGGTCGAGCGGCTCGTGGCGCTCGGGGCCACCCGCGGCGACGAGCACGCCGAGATGGGCGTGCACTGGGTGACCATGCAGGACCCGGAGGGCAACGAGTTCTGCGTCTGA
- a CDS encoding 1-acyl-sn-glycerol-3-phosphate acyltransferase translates to MRVAVAKAVLRAARWKAVGEVPRTGILVGAPHTSNWDFVMMLLVMWRGDVTPRVLIKHELFRGALGPLLHRLGGIPLDREHPGEVVRELVREARSGEPFLLVLAAEGTREKGEYWKSGFWRIARAANLPIALAFIDGPSRTAGFGPTLIPTADVRADMDQVRAFYADKRGVHPERRTEPRLREEERPT, encoded by the coding sequence ATGAGGGTCGCCGTCGCCAAGGCCGTGCTGCGGGCCGCCCGCTGGAAGGCCGTCGGCGAGGTGCCGCGCACCGGCATCCTGGTCGGCGCCCCGCACACCTCGAACTGGGACTTCGTGATGATGCTCCTGGTCATGTGGCGCGGCGACGTCACCCCGCGGGTGCTGATCAAGCACGAGCTGTTCCGCGGCGCGCTCGGCCCGCTGCTGCACCGGCTCGGCGGCATCCCGCTCGACCGCGAGCACCCCGGCGAGGTCGTGCGCGAGCTGGTGCGCGAGGCCCGTAGCGGTGAGCCGTTCCTGCTGGTGCTGGCCGCCGAGGGCACCCGCGAGAAGGGCGAGTACTGGAAGTCGGGCTTCTGGCGCATCGCCCGCGCCGCGAACCTGCCCATCGCGCTGGCCTTCATCGACGGCCCGAGCCGCACCGCCGGGTTCGGGCCCACCCTCATCCCGACCGCCGACGTGCGGGCCGACATGGACCAGGTGCGGGCGTTCTACGCCGACAAGCGCGGCGTCCATCCCGAGCGCCGCACCGAGCCCCGCCTCCGCGAGGAGGAGCGCCCCACCTGA
- the mraY gene encoding phospho-N-acetylmuramoyl-pentapeptide-transferase, whose amino-acid sequence MVNILLAGGVSMVVALLGTPLFARYLVRRRYGQFIHDDLTHHHYKRGKPTMGGVVILGATVVGYLVSHGLLLLADVSGLRPGMHDPLSPSAGLVLFLMLGLGLVGLLDDYTKVSRERSLGLTSRQKLAGQAVVTLMFALGALFVTDDAGRAPASTAISFIRDTGLDLAFAGPVLGVVLFVVWANLLITGASNGVNISDGLDGLAAGASVMVFGAYTLIALWQNNQSCAAVPGAACYEVPNALDLAVVACSVAGACFGFLWWNASPAQIIMGDTGSLSLGAGLAGMAILTRTELLLAVLGGLFVIITLSVIIQVASFRLRGTRVFRMAPLHHHFELLGWAEITIVIRFWIIAGICVAAGLGLFYAEWVVAL is encoded by the coding sequence ATGGTCAACATCCTGCTGGCGGGGGGTGTCTCGATGGTGGTGGCGCTGCTGGGGACACCGCTGTTCGCCCGGTACCTGGTACGCCGACGGTACGGGCAGTTCATCCACGACGACCTGACCCACCACCACTACAAGCGGGGCAAGCCCACGATGGGCGGCGTCGTCATCCTGGGCGCGACGGTGGTGGGGTACCTCGTCTCGCACGGGCTGCTGCTGCTGGCCGACGTCAGCGGGCTGCGGCCCGGCATGCACGACCCGCTGTCGCCGAGCGCCGGGCTGGTGCTGTTCCTGATGCTCGGGCTGGGGCTGGTCGGCCTCCTCGACGACTACACCAAAGTCAGCCGCGAGCGGAGCCTGGGCCTGACGTCGCGGCAGAAGCTGGCCGGGCAGGCCGTCGTGACGTTGATGTTCGCGCTGGGAGCCCTGTTCGTGACCGACGACGCCGGGCGCGCGCCGGCCTCGACGGCGATCTCGTTCATCCGCGACACCGGCCTCGACCTCGCGTTCGCCGGGCCGGTGCTGGGGGTGGTGCTGTTCGTCGTCTGGGCCAACCTGCTGATCACCGGGGCGTCGAACGGGGTCAACATCAGCGACGGGCTCGACGGACTGGCCGCTGGTGCGTCGGTGATGGTGTTCGGGGCGTACACGCTGATCGCGCTGTGGCAGAACAACCAGAGCTGCGCGGCGGTGCCGGGTGCCGCCTGCTACGAGGTGCCGAACGCGCTCGACCTGGCCGTGGTGGCGTGCTCGGTGGCGGGGGCGTGCTTCGGGTTCCTGTGGTGGAACGCGTCGCCGGCGCAGATCATCATGGGCGACACCGGGTCACTGTCGCTGGGGGCCGGGCTTGCGGGGATGGCGATCCTCACCCGCACCGAGCTGCTGCTGGCGGTGCTCGGTGGGCTGTTCGTCATCATCACGCTGTCGGTGATCATCCAGGTGGCGAGCTTCAGGCTGCGCGGCACGCGGGTCTTCCGGATGGCGCCGCTGCACCACCACTTCGAGCTGCTCGGCTGGGCCGAGATCACCATCGTCATCCGGTTCTGGATCATCGCCGGCATCTGCGTGGCCGCCGGGCTGGGGTTGTTCTACGCCGAATGGGTCGTCGCCCTCTGA
- a CDS encoding SRPBCC family protein, whose protein sequence is MPVTDITKDFDARTLVITAEFAAPVERVWALYEDPRQLEQVWGPPQYPATFVDHDLRPGTRSTYYMTSPEGEKFAGYWDIAEVAAPQRFTFSDGFAHADLTPNSSLPVSANVYVLEATATGTRATYTSTFATAEGLQTVLDMGVEEGSKAAINQIDGYLAAH, encoded by the coding sequence ATGCCCGTCACCGACATCACCAAGGACTTCGACGCCCGCACCCTCGTCATCACGGCCGAGTTCGCCGCGCCCGTCGAGCGGGTCTGGGCCCTGTACGAGGACCCCCGCCAGCTCGAGCAGGTCTGGGGCCCGCCGCAGTACCCCGCCACGTTCGTCGACCACGACCTGCGCCCCGGCACCCGCTCGACCTACTACATGACCTCCCCCGAGGGCGAGAAGTTCGCCGGCTACTGGGACATCGCCGAGGTCGCTGCCCCCCAGCGTTTCACCTTCAGCGACGGCTTCGCCCACGCGGACCTCACCCCGAACTCCAGCCTCCCGGTGAGCGCGAACGTCTACGTCCTGGAGGCCACCGCGACCGGCACCCGGGCCACGTACACCAGCACCTTCGCCACCGCCGAGGGGCTGCAGACGGTGCTCGACATGGGCGTCGAGGAGGGCTCGAAGGCCGCCATCAACCAGATCGACGGCTACCTCGCCGCGCACTGA
- a CDS encoding GAF domain-containing SpoIIE family protein phosphatase yields the protein MEPPTGDVGRTRMPRRLGATLTRLALVTNELTTATTIETVTKVVTQHMADAVGATIAVLGLVQGTDRVRLIGMRGLEAAEADRWQVFDLATPNSISDVIRTGERVVLAGAATIARRYPDLVNAQRGERSTVTVPLRTAGRTIGAIHLSVPDAAPPHPVELDFLGILADACAQALERIEAAAVAAEQTERLAFLAEASIQLASSLDLEATTAQVTRLTVPRFADWCAIDTVVDGTLRRLAAAHADPERVEQVTRIMERWPTRVSQRASLGDVARTGQPLLLPEVTEDHLAASALDAEHLEALRGLDMASVLAVPLLVRGRVTGVLTWASTDPARRYDEDDVQFAEHLARRAASAIDNADLYGQTRAVAEQLQRAVLPLGLEGTDDWDVAWRYEPSGRTEVGGDFYDAFPLTDGRYVAFVGDVMGRGVAASAAMAQMRSAVRAFASADPSPEAVLAALDRMVLQFDTEQLVTLVYVLADAAAGTLRIASAGHLPPFVVRPDGLVDRLPDADGPPLGLGWARTGREVPMGPGDTLLLVTDGLVERRGEDIETGLGRLRRAAGALSGDDLDGGLARVLSRVEDGSSDDDVAALVLRRRCHDGLLVSGPVRISA from the coding sequence GTGGAGCCCCCAACCGGCGACGTCGGTCGCACCCGGATGCCTCGGCGGCTGGGCGCGACGCTGACCCGGCTGGCCCTGGTCACCAACGAGCTCACGACGGCCACGACCATCGAGACCGTCACCAAGGTCGTGACCCAGCACATGGCCGATGCCGTGGGCGCCACCATCGCGGTGCTCGGGCTGGTGCAGGGCACCGACCGGGTGCGGCTGATCGGGATGCGCGGGCTCGAGGCCGCCGAGGCCGACCGCTGGCAGGTGTTCGACCTGGCCACGCCCAACAGCATCTCCGACGTCATCCGCACCGGGGAGCGCGTGGTGCTGGCGGGCGCCGCGACCATCGCCCGGCGCTACCCCGACCTGGTCAACGCCCAGCGCGGCGAGCGCTCGACGGTGACGGTGCCCCTGCGGACGGCCGGTCGCACCATCGGCGCCATCCACCTCTCGGTGCCGGACGCGGCGCCGCCGCACCCGGTCGAGCTGGACTTCCTCGGCATCCTCGCCGACGCCTGCGCGCAGGCTCTCGAGCGGATCGAGGCCGCAGCGGTGGCGGCCGAGCAGACCGAGCGGCTGGCGTTCCTGGCGGAGGCGTCCATCCAGCTCGCGAGCAGCCTCGACCTGGAGGCCACGACCGCGCAGGTCACCCGGCTCACGGTGCCGCGCTTCGCCGACTGGTGCGCCATCGACACCGTGGTCGACGGGACACTGCGCCGGCTCGCCGCCGCGCACGCCGACCCCGAGCGCGTCGAGCAGGTCACCCGCATCATGGAGCGTTGGCCCACCCGCGTCTCGCAGCGGGCCAGCCTCGGTGACGTCGCGCGCACCGGCCAGCCCCTGCTGCTGCCCGAGGTCACAGAGGACCACCTGGCCGCGTCCGCGCTGGACGCCGAGCACCTGGAGGCCCTGCGCGGGCTGGACATGGCGAGCGTGCTGGCCGTGCCGCTGCTGGTGCGCGGCCGGGTCACGGGGGTGCTGACCTGGGCCTCCACCGACCCGGCCCGGCGCTACGACGAGGACGACGTGCAGTTCGCCGAGCACCTGGCGCGGCGCGCGGCGAGCGCCATCGACAACGCCGACCTCTACGGGCAGACCCGGGCCGTGGCCGAGCAGCTGCAACGGGCCGTCCTCCCCCTCGGCCTCGAGGGCACCGACGACTGGGACGTGGCGTGGCGCTACGAGCCGTCGGGGCGCACCGAGGTCGGCGGCGACTTCTACGACGCGTTCCCGCTCACCGACGGCCGTTACGTCGCGTTCGTCGGCGACGTGATGGGGCGCGGGGTGGCGGCCTCGGCGGCGATGGCCCAGATGCGCTCGGCCGTACGCGCGTTCGCCTCGGCCGACCCCTCCCCCGAGGCGGTGCTGGCCGCGCTCGACCGGATGGTGCTGCAGTTCGACACCGAGCAGCTGGTCACGCTCGTCTACGTGCTGGCCGACGCCGCCGCGGGCACGCTGCGCATCGCCAGTGCCGGGCACCTGCCGCCCTTCGTCGTGCGGCCCGACGGCTTGGTCGACCGGCTGCCGGATGCCGACGGCCCGCCGCTCGGGCTCGGCTGGGCGCGGACGGGGCGCGAGGTGCCGATGGGCCCCGGCGACACCCTGCTCCTCGTCACGGACGGGCTGGTCGAGCGGCGCGGCGAGGACATCGAGACCGGGCTGGGGCGCCTGCGCAGGGCGGCCGGGGCGCTGAGCGGTGACGACCTCGACGGCGGGCTGGCCCGGGTGCTGAGCCGGGTCGAGGACGGCTCGTCCGACGACGACGTGGCCGCCCTGGTGCTCCGCCGGCGGTGCCACGACGGTCTTCTGGTCAGCGGCCCGGTGCGGATCAGCGCCTGA
- a CDS encoding HNH endonuclease signature motif containing protein: MADTFEVADGAMSAADAALRRLDAAVHDPASLSQGEWLAVAGHCQALVNRLAAVQSVAVARAARFEQVVLDDGTLGTHEHGPGRVALDAADLVAPHLGVSHHQAQNVVEAAVRRTGREPVPAECDERPGATGLGGLHDAMRAGRLDAYRAGVVADELVEAPAAVAEAVVAALDPHLGTEPAAGLRRRARRVLARLSPDLLRQRAQRARRETGLRRWVAEPGVDAWHGTFPSEDSAAAWAAVDRLARQYVTDGVCSTIEQARGRALTDLVTQQADVQVRLVLTTPAEAAPAAGALDAVAAFPASTPGDAAPEAASGAVGDLVQVTGIRPSEPMLVERGWLERVGAAAGTTVVTQPCHPGSGALVDVLGGLARDGYRPGKRLTAMVTARDGRCRFPGCSVAARFCDLDHVRPWPGGPTDAANLLCLCRRHHRIKQLPGWSVRLAPDGTATWKDPTGRVRTTEPLDALALLVLRADPADPADQADAAAPAAAVPELPSVLEESFERVIEQYRVALRHRATAAAAAPAIPPPQLSLDDAPPF, encoded by the coding sequence ATGGCTGACACGTTCGAGGTCGCCGACGGCGCGATGAGCGCCGCGGATGCCGCCCTGCGCCGGCTCGACGCCGCGGTCCACGACCCCGCATCCCTGAGTCAGGGTGAGTGGCTGGCGGTGGCGGGCCACTGCCAGGCGCTGGTCAACCGGCTCGCCGCGGTGCAGAGCGTCGCAGTCGCCCGGGCCGCGCGGTTCGAGCAGGTCGTGCTCGACGACGGCACCCTGGGCACCCACGAGCACGGCCCCGGCCGGGTCGCGCTGGATGCCGCCGACCTCGTCGCGCCCCACCTCGGGGTCTCGCACCACCAGGCCCAGAACGTGGTCGAGGCCGCGGTCCGCCGCACCGGCCGGGAGCCCGTCCCGGCCGAGTGCGACGAACGTCCCGGCGCCACGGGCCTCGGCGGCCTGCACGACGCGATGCGCGCGGGTCGTCTCGACGCCTACCGAGCGGGTGTCGTCGCCGACGAGCTCGTCGAGGCTCCGGCGGCCGTGGCCGAGGCGGTCGTCGCCGCCCTCGACCCCCACCTCGGCACCGAGCCCGCGGCCGGCCTGCGCCGGCGGGCCCGCCGGGTGCTCGCCCGCCTCTCGCCCGACCTGCTGCGCCAGCGGGCCCAGCGGGCTCGCCGCGAGACCGGGCTGCGCCGCTGGGTCGCCGAGCCGGGGGTCGACGCGTGGCACGGCACCTTCCCGTCCGAGGACTCCGCTGCCGCCTGGGCCGCGGTCGACCGGCTCGCCCGCCAGTACGTCACCGACGGCGTCTGCAGCACCATCGAGCAGGCGCGGGGCCGCGCCCTCACCGACCTCGTCACCCAGCAGGCCGACGTCCAGGTCCGGCTGGTGCTCACGACCCCGGCCGAGGCAGCGCCGGCTGCCGGGGCCCTGGATGCCGTGGCCGCGTTTCCCGCCTCGACTCCGGGCGACGCCGCGCCGGAGGCGGCCTCCGGCGCGGTCGGCGACCTGGTCCAGGTGACCGGCATCCGCCCGAGCGAGCCGATGCTCGTCGAGCGCGGCTGGCTCGAGCGGGTGGGTGCCGCCGCCGGCACCACCGTGGTCACCCAGCCGTGCCACCCGGGGTCGGGGGCGCTGGTCGACGTCCTCGGTGGTCTCGCCCGCGACGGGTACCGGCCCGGGAAGCGGCTCACCGCAATGGTCACGGCCCGCGATGGGCGCTGTCGCTTCCCCGGCTGCTCGGTCGCCGCCCGCTTCTGCGACCTCGACCACGTGCGGCCGTGGCCCGGCGGACCCACCGACGCCGCGAACCTCCTCTGCCTCTGCCGGCGACATCACCGCATCAAACAGCTGCCGGGATGGTCGGTCCGACTCGCGCCCGACGGCACCGCCACCTGGAAGGACCCCACCGGGCGGGTGCGCACCACCGAGCCCCTCGACGCCCTCGCCCTCCTGGTGCTGCGTGCCGACCCCGCGGATCCCGCCGACCAGGCCGATGCCGCGGCGCCGGCAGCCGCCGTGCCGGAGCTCCCCAGCGTGCTCGAGGAGTCGTTCGAGCGAGTCATCGAGCAGTACCGGGTCGCACTGCGGCACCGCGCCACGGCGGCTGCCGCGGCGCCCGCCATCCCCCCTCCGCAACTTTCGCTCGACGACGCCCCGCCCTTCTGA
- a CDS encoding PucR family transcriptional regulator — MRERPPSCTVADLLAASDLGLGLATPAADLTRPVRWVQTTELVDPSQYLRPDELVCTVGTSLLDRGAVTTFAEAVAARAAALCFGLGDVHDDLPDGLAEACERLGLPLLALPYGVAFLAVADVVETLRGQASQAESLGHLVDLVQSGMARPESLGDTLAGHGLDPRSLVVAAWPPGSAPLLLGRLEGGAVAETDDQTVTLSGSLRPVLAAADATRLRCGYADPVALADLGSALSAARLAFAAAPNGGGACGPDDVASFSLLLESIPRERLQPFLIRLIEPLVAAGGHASPTYLDTLREFLDHDLSVGRTAKAQFLHPNTVRHRLSLIKELTGKDPFATDGVLALAVAVRAHERSRRG, encoded by the coding sequence ATGCGCGAGCGCCCGCCGTCCTGCACGGTGGCCGACCTGCTCGCCGCCTCGGACCTCGGCTTGGGCCTCGCGACGCCCGCGGCCGACCTCACGCGGCCGGTCCGGTGGGTCCAGACGACCGAGCTCGTCGACCCCTCGCAGTACCTGCGGCCGGACGAGCTGGTCTGCACCGTGGGCACCTCGTTGCTCGACCGTGGGGCCGTCACCACCTTCGCCGAGGCCGTCGCGGCGCGGGCGGCGGCGCTGTGCTTCGGTCTGGGTGACGTCCACGACGACCTCCCGGACGGCCTGGCCGAGGCCTGCGAGCGACTGGGCCTGCCGCTCCTGGCACTGCCGTACGGGGTCGCCTTCCTCGCGGTCGCGGACGTGGTGGAGACGCTGCGCGGGCAGGCGTCCCAGGCAGAGTCGCTCGGGCACCTCGTCGACCTCGTCCAGTCGGGCATGGCACGACCCGAGTCGTTGGGCGACACCCTCGCCGGGCACGGGCTCGACCCGAGGTCGCTCGTCGTGGCCGCCTGGCCGCCCGGGTCCGCTCCACTGCTCCTGGGCCGGCTCGAGGGCGGCGCGGTGGCCGAGACCGACGACCAGACGGTGACCCTCTCCGGGTCGCTGAGGCCGGTGCTGGCGGCCGCGGATGCCACCCGGCTTCGCTGCGGGTACGCCGACCCGGTCGCCCTGGCCGACCTCGGCTCGGCCCTCTCGGCGGCCCGACTCGCCTTCGCGGCCGCGCCGAACGGGGGCGGCGCGTGTGGACCCGACGACGTCGCGTCGTTCAGCCTGCTCCTCGAGTCGATCCCCCGGGAGAGGCTGCAGCCCTTCCTGATCCGACTCATCGAACCCCTGGTGGCAGCAGGCGGCCACGCCTCACCGACCTACCTGGACACGCTGCGCGAGTTCCTCGACCACGACCTGTCCGTCGGCCGGACGGCGAAAGCCCAGTTCCTCCACCCCAACACGGTGCGGCACCGGCTCTCGCTCATCAAGGAGCTCACCGGGAAGGACCCGTTCGCCACGGACGGCGTGCTCGCGCTGGCCGTCGCGGTGCGGGCTCACGAGAGGAGTCGACGCGGCTGA
- a CDS encoding HelD family protein → MPATPAHPSPTTLGSPDDVLAREQAHLDRARDELRRMRETTESLDASTAADAFNAAYLDLVLARRVASLQDDPRTTLFFGRIDCRTEHGEETFHVGRRHVSDDHGDPVVVDWRAPISTAFYRASPTEPMGVELRRRFGVDRGRLTAYEDERLDGGAADETDDASAATGAAGSTGHSAILAAEIERPRSGPMRDIVSTIQPEQDEIVRSDIATSICVQGAPGTGKTAVGLHRAAWLLYSFRQRLDRSGVLVVGPNRAFLDHIGAVLPSLGEVRVRHATIDTLLEHGRVRAQDPTPVAALKGDARMARVLHRAVWGRVARADEAMVVPRGSRRWRVPAYDIQDEVDALVARGVRYSAARELLAQRLAHLVMLRLEASGDFPGEAAQGAIARSAPVTAYAKSLWPPLDPAGVLFRLLSDADALAEAAEGVLAADEQRLLLWDAPPRTKGAARWSTADMALLDELADLLERTPSLGHVVLDEAQDLSPMQLRAVGRRASTGSLTVLGDLAQGTTPWATDAWETAMAHLGRPEHELVVLDRGFRVPGLVIEFAARLLPAMAPGLGAPRSVRDNPGRLDVVAADPARRSAAVVAAVRAAVTEPGSVGVIAPDAFVTALSTALARAGIPHGRLDADHGDDDDRQVELVPASIAKGLEFDRVVVVEPAAIAAAEPDQRTGLRRLYVVLTRAVSGLTVVHSDPLPEALAG, encoded by the coding sequence ATGCCCGCGACCCCCGCCCACCCGTCTCCAACCACCCTCGGCTCACCCGACGACGTCCTCGCGCGCGAGCAGGCCCACCTCGACCGCGCGCGCGACGAGCTGCGCCGGATGCGCGAGACCACCGAGAGCCTCGACGCCTCGACCGCCGCCGACGCGTTCAACGCCGCCTACCTCGACCTCGTGCTCGCACGCCGGGTCGCCTCGCTCCAGGACGACCCCCGCACCACGTTGTTCTTCGGCCGCATCGACTGCCGCACCGAGCACGGCGAGGAGACCTTCCACGTCGGGCGGCGGCACGTCAGCGACGACCACGGCGACCCCGTCGTCGTCGACTGGCGCGCCCCCATCTCGACCGCGTTCTACCGGGCCTCCCCCACCGAGCCGATGGGCGTCGAGCTGCGCCGCCGCTTCGGGGTGGACCGGGGCCGGCTCACCGCCTACGAGGACGAGCGGCTCGACGGGGGCGCCGCGGACGAGACGGACGACGCCAGCGCCGCCACCGGCGCCGCCGGCTCGACCGGCCACAGCGCGATCCTGGCCGCCGAGATCGAGCGGCCGCGCTCGGGCCCGATGCGCGACATCGTCTCGACCATCCAGCCCGAGCAGGACGAGATCGTCCGCTCCGACATCGCCACCAGCATCTGCGTCCAGGGCGCCCCCGGCACCGGCAAGACCGCCGTCGGCCTGCACCGTGCGGCCTGGCTGCTCTACTCCTTCCGCCAGCGGCTCGACCGCTCGGGGGTGCTGGTCGTCGGCCCCAACCGCGCCTTCCTCGACCACATCGGCGCCGTGCTGCCCTCGCTCGGTGAGGTCCGGGTGCGGCACGCCACCATCGACACCCTGCTCGAGCACGGCCGGGTCCGCGCCCAGGACCCCACGCCCGTCGCCGCCCTCAAGGGTGACGCCCGGATGGCGCGGGTGCTGCACCGTGCGGTGTGGGGCCGCGTCGCCCGCGCCGACGAGGCGATGGTCGTGCCCCGCGGCTCCCGGCGCTGGCGGGTGCCGGCCTACGACATCCAGGACGAGGTCGACGCCCTGGTGGCCCGGGGCGTGCGCTACTCGGCCGCGCGCGAGCTGCTGGCCCAGCGCCTGGCCCACCTGGTGATGCTGCGCCTCGAGGCCTCGGGCGACTTCCCCGGCGAGGCCGCACAGGGCGCCATCGCACGCTCGGCCCCGGTCACCGCGTACGCGAAGTCCCTCTGGCCGCCGCTCGACCCGGCCGGCGTCCTGTTCCGGCTCCTCTCGGATGCCGACGCGCTGGCGGAGGCGGCCGAGGGGGTCCTCGCCGCCGACGAGCAACGACTCCTGCTCTGGGACGCACCCCCGCGCACCAAGGGCGCCGCCCGCTGGAGCACCGCCGACATGGCGCTGCTCGACGAGCTGGCCGACCTGCTCGAGCGCACCCCGAGCCTGGGCCACGTGGTGCTCGACGAGGCCCAGGACCTCTCGCCGATGCAGCTGCGGGCCGTGGGGCGGCGCGCCTCGACCGGCAGTCTCACGGTGCTCGGCGACCTCGCGCAGGGCACCACCCCGTGGGCCACCGACGCGTGGGAGACCGCGATGGCGCACCTGGGCCGCCCCGAGCACGAGCTGGTGGTGCTCGACCGCGGCTTCCGGGTGCCCGGGCTGGTCATCGAGTTCGCCGCGCGGCTGCTGCCGGCGATGGCGCCGGGGCTGGGGGCGCCGCGCTCGGTGCGCGACAACCCCGGGCGGCTCGACGTGGTGGCGGCCGACCCGGCGCGCCGCTCGGCAGCAGTGGTCGCCGCCGTGCGGGCCGCCGTCACCGAGCCGGGGTCGGTGGGCGTCATCGCCCCCGACGCGTTCGTCACGGCGCTCAGCACGGCCCTGGCCCGGGCCGGCATCCCCCACGGCCGTCTCGACGCCGACCACGGCGACGACGACGACCGCCAGGTCGAGCTGGTGCCGGCCAGCATCGCCAAGGGCCTCGAGTTCGACCGGGTCGTGGTGGTCGAGCCCGCCGCCATCGCCGCCGCCGAGCCCGACCAACGCACCGGGCTGCGACGCCTCTACGTCGTGCTGACCCGCGCGGTGTCGGGCCTCACGGTCGTACACAGCGACCCGCTGCCGGAGGCCCTGGCCGGCTGA
- a CDS encoding YciI family protein: MTHYLISFPSGAMDATPDELPAVGEAAMAVVHAAREAGVLVFAGGIDETTPPVRVAGDGTITDDTYPQTAQLEGGYTILDLPTREAAHEWATRIATACRCAQEVRVFGEGSESR; this comes from the coding sequence ATGACCCACTACCTGATCTCGTTCCCGAGCGGCGCCATGGACGCGACCCCCGACGAGCTGCCCGCCGTGGGCGAGGCCGCCATGGCCGTCGTGCACGCTGCGCGGGAGGCCGGCGTGCTGGTCTTCGCCGGCGGCATCGACGAGACGACCCCGCCGGTGCGGGTGGCCGGCGACGGCACGATCACCGACGACACCTACCCGCAGACTGCGCAGCTCGAGGGCGGCTACACGATCCTCGACCTGCCGACCCGCGAGGCTGCGCACGAGTGGGCCACCCGCATCGCCACCGCGTGCCGGTGCGCCCAGGAGGTGCGCGTCTTCGGGGAGGGCTCCGAGAGCCGCTGA
- a CDS encoding ArsR/SmtB family transcription factor, with the protein MLTSVNETSEDRADALFHALSDRTRRDILRRVLAGEHSVTALAARYDMSFAAVQKHVAVLERAGLLTKRRQGREQLASGDVEAVRSVASMLDELEAVWRGRIARIDELLAREPAGTTTDTPTPATAPTTASSTTIPTTTQEK; encoded by the coding sequence ATATTGACAAGCGTGAACGAGACCAGCGAGGACCGGGCCGACGCCCTCTTCCACGCCCTCTCCGACCGGACGCGGCGCGACATCCTGCGCCGCGTGCTGGCCGGCGAGCACTCGGTCACGGCCCTGGCGGCGCGCTACGACATGAGCTTCGCCGCCGTGCAGAAGCACGTCGCCGTCCTCGAACGCGCCGGCCTGCTCACCAAGCGGCGCCAGGGCCGCGAGCAGCTGGCCAGCGGCGACGTGGAGGCGGTGCGATCGGTCGCCTCGATGCTCGACGAGCTCGAGGCGGTCTGGCGCGGGCGCATCGCCCGGATCGACGAGCTCCTCGCCCGCGAGCCCGCCGGCACCACGACCGACACCCCCACCCCCGCGACCGCACCCACCACCGCAAGCTCCACCACCATCCCCACCACCACCCAGGAGAAGTAG
- a CDS encoding ABC transporter permease: MRRRMWTESGLAAVTAVLAVVTAVDAEWVEWLFGVDPDGGSGALELGLVVALAVVSLVLAALARRHRLAARRPQPA, from the coding sequence ATGCGCAGGAGGATGTGGACCGAGAGCGGGCTGGCGGCGGTGACCGCGGTGCTGGCGGTCGTCACGGCGGTCGACGCCGAGTGGGTCGAGTGGCTGTTCGGGGTCGACCCCGACGGTGGCTCGGGTGCCCTCGAGCTCGGGCTGGTGGTCGCGCTCGCGGTCGTCAGCCTGGTGCTCGCGGCGCTGGCCCGGCGACACCGGCTGGCCGCGCGGCGCCCCCAGCCGGCCTGA